In Clarias gariepinus isolate MV-2021 ecotype Netherlands chromosome 9, CGAR_prim_01v2, whole genome shotgun sequence, a single window of DNA contains:
- the mapre1a gene encoding microtubule-associated protein RP/EB family member 1a isoform X1 produces MVKVMAVNVYSTSVTSENLSRHDLLTWINSSLHMNHAKIEQLCTGAAYCQFMDMLFPLCVPLKRVKFQAKLEHEYIHNFKILQGSFKKLGVNKIIPVDKLVKGKFQDNFEFVQWFKKFFDANYDGKEYDPEAARQGQEVTASQCPAPGLASKPRKGSLETRISSVKPTAPVAPQRIAVASPKKTAPPVQRTDSGAKEDNLQMEISDLQCIIADLEKERNFYFGKLRNIELICQEKEGEPDPTLQKIFAILYATDEGFEIPEEVANEPEEF; encoded by the exons atggtgaagg TCATGGCTGTGAACGTTTACTCCACATCAGTAACTAGTGAGAATCTCAGCCGCCATGATCTGTTGACGTGGATTAACAGTTCCCTCCACATGAACCATGCCAAGATTGAGCAGCTGTGTACAG GTGCTGCCTACTGTCAGTTCATGGATATGTtgtttccattgtgtgtgcCATTGAAGAGGGTGAAATTCCAGGCCAAACTAGAACATGAATATATCCACAACTTTAAAATCCTTCAAGGAAGCTTTAAAAAGCTAGGGGTTAATAAA ATTATCCCAGTAGACAAGCTTGTGAAAGGGAAATTTCAGGATAACTTTGAGTTTGTGCAGTGGTTTAAGAAATTCTTTGATGCTAACTATGATGGAAAGGAATACGATCCAGAAGCTGCTCGACAGGGTCAGGAGGTCACTGCCTCCCAGTGTCCAGCTCCAGGTTTGGCCAGTAAACCTCGGAAAGGCAGTCTGG AGACACGGATCAGTTCAGTGAAGCCTACAGCTCCAGTTG CTCCGCAGAGAATTGCTGTAGCTTCTCCAAAGAAGACAGCTCCTCCAGTGCAGAGGACAGACTCGGGGGCCAAAGAAGACAATTTGCAGATG GAGATAAGTGATCTACAGTGCATCATTGCGGATTTGGAGAAGGAGAGGAACTTTTATTTCGGCAAACTGAGGAACATTGAACTCATTTGCCAGGAAAAAGAAGGGGAACCCGATcccacactgcaaaaaatatttgccattCTTTATGCTACAGAT GAAGGTTTTGAGATCCCAGAGGAAGTTGCTAATGAACCAGAAGAGTTTTGA
- the mapre1a gene encoding microtubule-associated protein RP/EB family member 1a isoform X2, with protein sequence MVKVMAVNVYSTSVTSENLSRHDLLTWINSSLHMNHAKIEQLCTGAAYCQFMDMLFPLCVPLKRVKFQAKLEHEYIHNFKILQGSFKKLGVNKIIPVDKLVKGKFQDNFEFVQWFKKFFDANYDGKEYDPEAARQGQEVTASQCPAPGLASKPRKGSLETRISSVKPTAPVAPQRIAVASPKKTAPPVQRTDSGAKEDNLQMISDLQCIIADLEKERNFYFGKLRNIELICQEKEGEPDPTLQKIFAILYATDEGFEIPEEVANEPEEF encoded by the exons atggtgaagg TCATGGCTGTGAACGTTTACTCCACATCAGTAACTAGTGAGAATCTCAGCCGCCATGATCTGTTGACGTGGATTAACAGTTCCCTCCACATGAACCATGCCAAGATTGAGCAGCTGTGTACAG GTGCTGCCTACTGTCAGTTCATGGATATGTtgtttccattgtgtgtgcCATTGAAGAGGGTGAAATTCCAGGCCAAACTAGAACATGAATATATCCACAACTTTAAAATCCTTCAAGGAAGCTTTAAAAAGCTAGGGGTTAATAAA ATTATCCCAGTAGACAAGCTTGTGAAAGGGAAATTTCAGGATAACTTTGAGTTTGTGCAGTGGTTTAAGAAATTCTTTGATGCTAACTATGATGGAAAGGAATACGATCCAGAAGCTGCTCGACAGGGTCAGGAGGTCACTGCCTCCCAGTGTCCAGCTCCAGGTTTGGCCAGTAAACCTCGGAAAGGCAGTCTGG AGACACGGATCAGTTCAGTGAAGCCTACAGCTCCAGTTG CTCCGCAGAGAATTGCTGTAGCTTCTCCAAAGAAGACAGCTCCTCCAGTGCAGAGGACAGACTCGGGGGCCAAAGAAGACAATTTGCAGATG ATAAGTGATCTACAGTGCATCATTGCGGATTTGGAGAAGGAGAGGAACTTTTATTTCGGCAAACTGAGGAACATTGAACTCATTTGCCAGGAAAAAGAAGGGGAACCCGATcccacactgcaaaaaatatttgccattCTTTATGCTACAGAT GAAGGTTTTGAGATCCCAGAGGAAGTTGCTAATGAACCAGAAGAGTTTTGA
- the mapre1a gene encoding microtubule-associated protein RP/EB family member 1a isoform X3, producing the protein MAVNVYSTSVTSENLSRHDLLTWINSSLHMNHAKIEQLCTGAAYCQFMDMLFPLCVPLKRVKFQAKLEHEYIHNFKILQGSFKKLGVNKIIPVDKLVKGKFQDNFEFVQWFKKFFDANYDGKEYDPEAARQGQEVTASQCPAPGLASKPRKGSLETRISSVKPTAPVAPQRIAVASPKKTAPPVQRTDSGAKEDNLQMEISDLQCIIADLEKERNFYFGKLRNIELICQEKEGEPDPTLQKIFAILYATDEGFEIPEEVANEPEEF; encoded by the exons ATGGCTGTGAACGTTTACTCCACATCAGTAACTAGTGAGAATCTCAGCCGCCATGATCTGTTGACGTGGATTAACAGTTCCCTCCACATGAACCATGCCAAGATTGAGCAGCTGTGTACAG GTGCTGCCTACTGTCAGTTCATGGATATGTtgtttccattgtgtgtgcCATTGAAGAGGGTGAAATTCCAGGCCAAACTAGAACATGAATATATCCACAACTTTAAAATCCTTCAAGGAAGCTTTAAAAAGCTAGGGGTTAATAAA ATTATCCCAGTAGACAAGCTTGTGAAAGGGAAATTTCAGGATAACTTTGAGTTTGTGCAGTGGTTTAAGAAATTCTTTGATGCTAACTATGATGGAAAGGAATACGATCCAGAAGCTGCTCGACAGGGTCAGGAGGTCACTGCCTCCCAGTGTCCAGCTCCAGGTTTGGCCAGTAAACCTCGGAAAGGCAGTCTGG AGACACGGATCAGTTCAGTGAAGCCTACAGCTCCAGTTG CTCCGCAGAGAATTGCTGTAGCTTCTCCAAAGAAGACAGCTCCTCCAGTGCAGAGGACAGACTCGGGGGCCAAAGAAGACAATTTGCAGATG GAGATAAGTGATCTACAGTGCATCATTGCGGATTTGGAGAAGGAGAGGAACTTTTATTTCGGCAAACTGAGGAACATTGAACTCATTTGCCAGGAAAAAGAAGGGGAACCCGATcccacactgcaaaaaatatttgccattCTTTATGCTACAGAT GAAGGTTTTGAGATCCCAGAGGAAGTTGCTAATGAACCAGAAGAGTTTTGA
- the mapre1a gene encoding microtubule-associated protein RP/EB family member 1a isoform X4, protein MVKVMAVNVYSTSVTSENLSRHDLLTWINSSLHMNHAKIEQLCTGAAYCQFMDMLFPLCVPLKRVKFQAKLEHEYIHNFKILQGSFKKLGVNKEYDPEAARQGQEVTASQCPAPGLASKPRKGSLETRISSVKPTAPVAPQRIAVASPKKTAPPVQRTDSGAKEDNLQMEISDLQCIIADLEKERNFYFGKLRNIELICQEKEGEPDPTLQKIFAILYATDEGFEIPEEVANEPEEF, encoded by the exons atggtgaagg TCATGGCTGTGAACGTTTACTCCACATCAGTAACTAGTGAGAATCTCAGCCGCCATGATCTGTTGACGTGGATTAACAGTTCCCTCCACATGAACCATGCCAAGATTGAGCAGCTGTGTACAG GTGCTGCCTACTGTCAGTTCATGGATATGTtgtttccattgtgtgtgcCATTGAAGAGGGTGAAATTCCAGGCCAAACTAGAACATGAATATATCCACAACTTTAAAATCCTTCAAGGAAGCTTTAAAAAGCTAGGGGTTAATAAA GAATACGATCCAGAAGCTGCTCGACAGGGTCAGGAGGTCACTGCCTCCCAGTGTCCAGCTCCAGGTTTGGCCAGTAAACCTCGGAAAGGCAGTCTGG AGACACGGATCAGTTCAGTGAAGCCTACAGCTCCAGTTG CTCCGCAGAGAATTGCTGTAGCTTCTCCAAAGAAGACAGCTCCTCCAGTGCAGAGGACAGACTCGGGGGCCAAAGAAGACAATTTGCAGATG GAGATAAGTGATCTACAGTGCATCATTGCGGATTTGGAGAAGGAGAGGAACTTTTATTTCGGCAAACTGAGGAACATTGAACTCATTTGCCAGGAAAAAGAAGGGGAACCCGATcccacactgcaaaaaatatttgccattCTTTATGCTACAGAT GAAGGTTTTGAGATCCCAGAGGAAGTTGCTAATGAACCAGAAGAGTTTTGA